One Mangrovimonas cancribranchiae DNA segment encodes these proteins:
- a CDS encoding pyridoxal phosphate-dependent aminotransferase, translated as MNDKLSNRINSLPTSATLAMAAKARELKEQGIDIIGLSLGEPDFNTPDYIKEAAIQAINDNYNSYTPVDGYRELKEAVCQKFKRDNNLDYQPNQVVVSTGAKQSIANVAQVLLNPGDEVLLPAPYWVSYSAIAMLCEANFKEIPSTIENDFKITPEQLEAAITPKTKMVFFNSPNNPSGSIYSEEEYKALAKVLEKHPDIFILSDEIYEHISYGTKMFSFASIPSMYNRTITVNGLAKAFAMTGWRIGYIGAPEWIAKACTKMQGQITSGTNCIAQRAAITALTESPEHITFMVDEFKSRRGLILDLLNDIEGFKTNIPEGAFYVFPNVSYYFGKTLKGKLINNATDFSLFLLEEAHVATVTGEAFGNKDCIRISYAASKDQIIEALKRIKAAVN; from the coding sequence ATGAACGATAAGCTTTCCAACAGAATTAATAGTTTGCCTACATCGGCAACATTGGCCATGGCTGCCAAGGCTAGAGAACTTAAAGAACAAGGCATCGATATTATTGGACTAAGTTTAGGTGAACCTGATTTTAACACGCCAGATTACATTAAGGAGGCCGCTATTCAAGCTATAAATGATAACTATAACTCTTACACACCTGTTGATGGTTATCGTGAGCTAAAAGAAGCTGTATGCCAAAAATTTAAGCGCGATAATAATTTAGATTATCAACCTAATCAAGTGGTTGTTTCCACTGGAGCCAAGCAATCTATTGCTAATGTCGCTCAAGTATTGTTAAACCCTGGTGATGAAGTGTTATTACCCGCTCCTTACTGGGTGAGTTATTCGGCTATTGCAATGTTGTGTGAAGCCAACTTTAAAGAAATCCCTTCTACTATAGAAAACGACTTTAAAATTACACCAGAACAGCTTGAAGCCGCCATTACGCCTAAAACAAAAATGGTGTTTTTTAATTCACCTAATAACCCAAGTGGAAGTATTTACTCTGAAGAAGAATACAAAGCTTTGGCCAAAGTGTTAGAAAAACACCCAGACATCTTCATTCTTTCCGATGAGATTTACGAGCACATAAGCTATGGCACAAAAATGTTTAGCTTCGCCTCTATTCCTAGTATGTATAACCGTACAATAACAGTTAATGGATTAGCTAAAGCATTTGCCATGACGGGGTGGCGAATAGGGTATATTGGAGCACCAGAATGGATTGCTAAAGCATGTACAAAAATGCAAGGACAAATTACATCTGGAACTAATTGTATTGCGCAGCGTGCTGCTATTACTGCTTTAACGGAATCTCCAGAACACATCACATTTATGGTTGATGAATTTAAATCGAGAAGAGGTTTAATTTTAGACTTATTAAATGATATTGAAGGTTTTAAAACAAATATCCCTGAAGGCGCATTTTATGTTTTCCCTAATGTATCGTATTACTTTGGAAAAACTCTAAAAGGCAAACTAATTAACAATGCTACCGACTTTTCTTTATTCTTACTAGAAGAAGCCCACGTAGCGACAGTTACCGGCGAAGCCTTTGGTAATAAAGATTGCATACGTATCTCTTATGCCGCATCAAAAGATCAAATTATCGAGGCTTTAAAACGTATTAAAGCTGCCGTTAACTAA